One window of the Candidatus Krumholzibacteriia bacterium genome contains the following:
- a CDS encoding ADP-ribosylglycohydrolase family protein, with the protein MSPDAPHVDRAKGCLLGQLCGDALGAIVEFGTPENIRLAHPGGLREMIASPVFNTLPGQITDDSEMALALARSLVATGSFDVEAVRAAYVAWMDSGPFDVGKTVAASLYGFPNPDSQANGALMRISPLGIFGARHSLDDVARWAREDAAMTHVHPVCPEASALFATAISDAVQTGAPQEDIYARVLERAHAAGVNENLLRAVTDAAKEPPADYLHKQGWVMIAIQNAFWHLLKTHSLEEAIVETVMRGGDTDTNAAICGALLGAVHGRAAIPRTWEKTVLNCRPQAGVEAVRRPRPRTYWATDALELAEQLAGN; encoded by the coding sequence ATGAGCCCCGACGCCCCCCACGTCGACCGGGCCAAAGGCTGCCTGTTAGGGCAGTTATGCGGCGACGCCCTGGGTGCCATCGTGGAATTCGGCACCCCGGAGAACATCCGTCTGGCCCACCCCGGCGGGCTTCGCGAGATGATCGCGAGCCCCGTTTTCAACACCCTCCCCGGACAGATCACCGACGATTCCGAGATGGCGCTCGCGCTGGCGCGTTCGCTCGTTGCGACCGGGAGCTTCGATGTGGAAGCGGTGCGGGCCGCTTACGTGGCGTGGATGGACTCGGGGCCGTTCGATGTCGGCAAGACCGTCGCCGCAAGCCTGTACGGGTTTCCCAACCCGGACAGCCAGGCCAACGGCGCGCTCATGCGCATCAGCCCGCTGGGAATCTTCGGTGCGCGACACAGTCTGGACGACGTCGCGCGCTGGGCGCGCGAGGACGCCGCCATGACACACGTGCATCCCGTGTGTCCGGAGGCAAGCGCGTTGTTTGCGACTGCCATTTCCGACGCCGTGCAGACGGGCGCGCCGCAAGAGGACATCTACGCGCGCGTGCTGGAACGGGCCCACGCGGCGGGCGTGAACGAGAACTTGCTGCGCGCGGTGACAGACGCGGCCAAGGAACCGCCCGCGGACTACCTCCACAAGCAGGGCTGGGTGATGATTGCAATCCAGAATGCGTTCTGGCACTTGCTGAAAACACACTCGCTGGAGGAAGCCATTGTGGAGACCGTCATGCGCGGCGGAGACACGGACACCAACGCGGCCATCTGCGGGGCGCTGCTGGGCGCCGTTCACGGCCGCGCCGCCATCCCGCGCACCTGGGAGAAAACGGTGCTCAACTGCCGGCCCCAGGCGGGCGTCGAAGCAGTCCGGCGCCCGCGCCCGCGCACCTACTGGGCCACCGACGCGCTGGAGCTGGCGGAGCAGCTCGCGGGGAACTGA
- a CDS encoding T9SS type A sorting domain-containing protein — protein sequence MRSSLWVVFLSFLAALFPSQSHALTPVPSHSWSRSFGDDNVQRAAFVAMDAGGNVYMAGAFYSTVNLGGGNLISAGTEDIFLAKFDASGVHQWSQRFGDALPQSVTSLATDTAGNVIVAGGFYGSVDFGGGSLVSAGETDGYLVKFSPAGTHQWSKRFGDANLQECRAVATDPAGNVLVTGFFGGTVNFGGANLVSAGGFDVYLAKFNPGGLHQWSQRFGDADNQLGLSVATDPSGNVVITGDMQGTVNFGGANLVSPTSYDIFLAKFASNGAHQWSQRFGDAFWNDEGTSVVADGASFIYLTGSFGGTVNFGGANLVSAGGFDVYLAKFNPGGLHQWSERYGDASTQVSASVATVDGIVCLTGNFEGSIDFGGGGLVSAGLNDAFLTTISWSGDHIWSHRYGDAASQLGLSIAMDASQNIALSGYFAGSVNFGGGDLTTSNQTTEIFVARFAAVPREPEIASVVDVDNDQGRKVRIRFARSGMDNSGSPAPITRYEVYRRNDPLPAAMHPDAPASNGWVYAGHAPAHGAGFYLLDALTDADSTADGGQHYSVFRICAATADPLVYYESPPDSGYSLDNLAPGVPGSLLYDEGVLSWVAPDDPDLDHFTVYGSDTESFASAVLIDYARETAFDTGGSPYAFYFITATDRAGNEGPAARVKTCCGTPGGTVANPALSLSAFPNPFNPSTVIRYTLPSRGHVTLSVFDARGARVATLLSTERDIGAHTTAWDGRDDNGRAVCSGVYFARLSHAAGTRTYKLLLLK from the coding sequence ATGAGATCCTCGCTTTGGGTAGTGTTCCTGTCCTTCCTGGCCGCGCTCTTTCCTTCCCAGTCACACGCGCTCACGCCCGTTCCATCGCACTCGTGGAGCCGCAGCTTCGGAGACGACAACGTCCAGCGCGCGGCTTTCGTCGCGATGGACGCCGGCGGGAACGTGTACATGGCGGGCGCTTTCTACAGCACCGTCAACCTGGGCGGCGGCAATCTGATCAGCGCCGGTACCGAGGACATCTTTCTCGCCAAGTTCGACGCCAGCGGCGTCCATCAGTGGAGCCAGCGCTTCGGCGACGCCCTCCCGCAGTCAGTCACCTCGCTCGCAACCGACACCGCCGGCAACGTCATCGTGGCCGGCGGCTTCTACGGTTCGGTGGATTTCGGCGGAGGGAGCCTCGTAAGCGCAGGCGAGACAGACGGCTATCTGGTCAAGTTCAGTCCGGCCGGTACCCATCAGTGGAGCAAGCGCTTTGGCGATGCGAATCTGCAGGAATGCCGGGCGGTGGCCACGGATCCGGCGGGGAATGTGCTGGTGACCGGATTCTTCGGAGGCACGGTGAACTTTGGAGGCGCCAACCTGGTCAGCGCCGGCGGCTTCGACGTATATCTCGCCAAGTTCAACCCCGGTGGTCTGCACCAGTGGAGCCAGCGCTTCGGCGACGCTGACAATCAGCTGGGATTGTCGGTCGCGACAGACCCGTCGGGCAACGTCGTGATCACGGGAGACATGCAGGGCACGGTTAACTTCGGCGGCGCGAACCTCGTCTCGCCGACCTCCTATGACATCTTCCTCGCCAAGTTCGCCTCCAATGGCGCGCATCAGTGGAGCCAGCGCTTTGGTGACGCCTTCTGGAACGACGAGGGGACTTCGGTCGTGGCGGATGGCGCCAGCTTCATATACCTGACCGGGTCATTCGGCGGCACGGTGAACTTCGGAGGCGCCAACCTGGTCAGCGCCGGCGGCTTCGACGTATATCTCGCCAAGTTCAACCCCGGTGGTCTGCACCAGTGGAGCGAGCGCTACGGTGACGCGTCCACGCAGGTGAGCGCTTCCGTCGCGACGGTGGACGGCATCGTATGCCTGACGGGTAACTTCGAAGGCTCGATCGACTTCGGCGGCGGCGGTCTCGTTTCCGCCGGTCTCAACGACGCTTTCCTGACAACAATCTCCTGGTCCGGCGATCACATCTGGAGTCATCGCTACGGTGACGCCGCAAGCCAGTTGGGTCTGTCCATCGCCATGGATGCGTCGCAGAATATTGCGCTCTCCGGGTACTTCGCCGGATCCGTGAACTTCGGCGGCGGAGATCTGACGACAAGCAACCAGACTACCGAGATCTTTGTGGCTCGCTTTGCGGCGGTTCCGCGCGAACCGGAGATTGCGTCCGTCGTTGACGTGGACAACGACCAGGGGCGCAAGGTGCGCATTCGTTTTGCGAGGTCGGGCATGGACAACAGTGGTTCTCCGGCGCCGATCACCCGCTACGAGGTCTACCGGCGCAACGACCCGTTGCCCGCGGCAATGCACCCGGATGCGCCGGCATCGAACGGCTGGGTTTATGCCGGCCACGCCCCGGCCCACGGCGCGGGGTTCTACCTGCTGGACGCACTGACGGATGCCGACTCGACCGCCGATGGGGGACAGCACTACTCGGTCTTTCGTATTTGCGCAGCCACGGCGGACCCGTTGGTGTACTACGAGTCGCCGCCCGACAGCGGCTACTCGCTCGACAACCTCGCACCGGGCGTTCCCGGTTCTCTTCTCTATGATGAGGGCGTCCTGAGCTGGGTCGCACCCGATGACCCGGACCTCGATCATTTCACCGTGTATGGGAGCGACACGGAGTCGTTTGCATCTGCCGTCTTGATCGACTACGCCCGCGAAACCGCCTTCGACACCGGCGGATCGCCCTACGCGTTTTACTTTATCACCGCCACGGACCGGGCCGGGAACGAAGGCCCGGCGGCACGCGTCAAGACGTGCTGCGGCACTCCGGGGGGAACCGTGGCGAACCCGGCGCTTTCGCTTTCCGCATTTCCCAATCCATTCAACCCGTCGACCGTAATTCGCTACACGCTGCCCTCGCGTGGCCACGTGACCCTGTCTGTTTTTGACGCGCGCGGGGCCAGGGTGGCGACTCTCCTGTCGACGGAACGGGACATTGGTGCGCACACCACTGCATGGGATGGCCGCGACGACAACGGCCGCGCCGTTTGCTCGGGCGTGTACTTTGCCCGACTGAGCCACGCCGCGGGCACGCGGACCTACAAACTTCTCCTGCTCAAGTGA